Proteins encoded together in one Synechococcus sp. BL107 window:
- a CDS encoding metal ABC transporter ATP-binding protein, which yields MSTLANNEGLRASRVCFSYGNKRIIDNITLELKPGTLTALVGPNGAGKSTLLHLLQGRLQRDSGFVECNSSITVMPQRASIDWTFPITVFEMVRLGGKTFKHQPGKQIAKQLLMRVGMEQLAQRRLSDLSGGQQQRVLLARALMQQTGVLLLDEPCSAIDPPTREHLLSVMREQADAGQTLLVSSHDWGSALDSYDKVLVLDNKLLANGTPSEVREKLSDMTCMMGSHCCG from the coding sequence ATGTCGACCCTTGCCAACAATGAAGGGTTACGCGCGTCTCGTGTCTGCTTCAGCTACGGCAACAAGCGGATCATTGACAACATCACCCTGGAACTGAAGCCCGGAACCTTGACGGCACTTGTCGGGCCCAATGGAGCTGGCAAATCAACCTTGCTTCACCTTTTACAAGGGCGATTGCAGCGAGATAGCGGATTCGTGGAATGCAACAGCAGTATTACGGTGATGCCGCAAAGAGCCTCCATTGATTGGACATTCCCCATCACCGTTTTTGAAATGGTGCGCTTGGGAGGAAAAACTTTCAAACATCAGCCAGGAAAGCAGATAGCGAAGCAACTGCTGATGCGGGTTGGAATGGAACAGCTGGCTCAAAGACGGCTAAGCGACTTATCCGGAGGGCAACAACAGCGCGTTTTACTGGCCAGGGCACTGATGCAACAAACCGGGGTCTTACTGCTCGACGAGCCATGTAGTGCAATTGACCCCCCTACGCGCGAACATCTACTTTCCGTGATGCGAGAACAAGCTGATGCAGGACAAACATTGTTGGTCAGCAGCCACGACTGGGGAAGTGCTCTCGACAGCTACGACAAAGTGCTCGTACTCGACAACAAATTATTAGCCAACGGCACTCCCTCAGAAGTCCGAGAAAAACTAAGCGATATGACATGCATGATGGGGAGTCACTGCTGTGGATGA
- a CDS encoding glycoside hydrolase family 10 protein, which produces MFQRLLCGVLAGLSTVGVLTLDAQSQSSLDRLLRTKTTMGVWLTNSPSPLYYDHWRITVAMDQLQQAGFTRVIPNVWSRGTTFHQSRFAPVEPPLAKVGVGIDPICTLATEGQKRGIKVMPWFEYGLMEPADARVVKDHPDWVLAKANGEQTMTMHGRHRMAWLNPAHPEVRERFIGLVVETLQRCSMDGLQLDDHFAWPVEFGYDRFTSNLYKQQTGTLPPVDYTNRYWMRWRRRQLTGLLRDLRTRLKQEQLPQRISLSPGPFRQSYNLWLQDWELWAMGGLIDELVVQNYAHSVKGFARDLDQPALRKAREWRIPTQIGILAGFGPRTTAIPVLREKVQLARERGHGVVFFYWEGLWGMHVPQRDRQRRYGLFEEFGEFEQQ; this is translated from the coding sequence ATGTTTCAACGGTTGCTTTGCGGCGTCCTTGCGGGGCTCTCCACTGTTGGTGTTTTAACGCTCGATGCCCAGTCGCAATCGAGCTTGGATCGTTTGTTGCGAACCAAGACCACGATGGGGGTATGGCTCACCAATAGCCCAAGCCCTTTGTATTACGACCACTGGCGCATCACTGTCGCGATGGACCAGCTGCAACAGGCTGGATTTACGCGGGTGATCCCCAATGTTTGGAGCCGGGGAACCACATTCCATCAGAGTCGGTTTGCGCCAGTGGAACCACCCTTAGCCAAGGTTGGTGTTGGGATCGATCCGATTTGTACCCTTGCTACCGAAGGCCAGAAGCGCGGGATCAAGGTGATGCCCTGGTTCGAATATGGCTTGATGGAACCCGCCGATGCGCGGGTCGTAAAAGACCATCCTGACTGGGTTTTAGCGAAGGCGAATGGGGAACAAACCATGACGATGCATGGGCGGCATCGCATGGCTTGGTTGAATCCGGCTCATCCAGAGGTGAGGGAACGATTTATTGGTTTGGTGGTGGAAACCCTCCAGCGATGCTCCATGGATGGCCTGCAATTGGATGACCACTTCGCTTGGCCTGTGGAATTTGGCTACGACCGCTTCACGTCGAACTTGTACAAGCAACAAACGGGAACGTTGCCTCCTGTTGATTACACCAACCGATACTGGATGCGTTGGAGACGGCGGCAACTCACGGGGCTGTTGCGGGATTTACGGACCCGGCTGAAACAAGAACAGTTGCCGCAGCGCATCAGTCTCTCCCCAGGTCCATTTCGCCAGTCCTACAACCTTTGGCTGCAGGACTGGGAACTTTGGGCGATGGGTGGGTTGATCGATGAGCTTGTGGTTCAGAACTATGCCCATTCAGTGAAAGGGTTTGCCCGTGACCTGGATCAACCCGCGTTGCGGAAGGCACGTGAGTGGCGGATCCCTACTCAGATCGGGATTTTGGCTGGTTTTGGTCCACGCACAACGGCAATTCCGGTTCTCAGAGAGAAAGTGCAACTGGCTCGAGAACGTGGTCATGGCGTCGTCTTTTTTTATTGGGAAGGCTTGTGGGGGATGCATGTCCCACAGCGGGATCGTCAACGTCGCTACGGTCTATTCGAAGAATTTGGTGAGTTCGAACAACAATGA
- a CDS encoding ribose-phosphate pyrophosphokinase, with protein sequence MTSFLTAPRAEQEKFSGESPRLRLFSGTSNPGLAREIAAYLGVPDGPRIVKRFADGELYVQIQESIRGCDVFLIQPTCAPVNDHLMELLIMVDACRRASARQITAVVPYYGYARADRKTAGRESITAKLTANLLVTSGVDRVLAMDLHSAQIQGYFDIPCDHIYGSPVLVDYLSTQNLGDIVVVSPDVGGVARARAFAKQMNDAPLAIIDKRRTGHNQAESLTVIGDVAGKTAVLIDDMIDTGGTICAGAKLLRQQGAQRVIACATHAVFSPPACERLSAEGLFEQVVVTNSLPIELDGSFPQLKILSAANMLGEAILRIHEESSVSSMFR encoded by the coding sequence GTGACCAGCTTCCTGACAGCACCGCGGGCCGAGCAAGAGAAGTTTTCTGGCGAAAGCCCAAGGCTTCGACTTTTCAGCGGTACCTCCAACCCTGGTTTGGCTCGTGAGATTGCCGCGTACCTAGGGGTGCCTGATGGACCTCGGATTGTGAAGCGATTTGCCGATGGGGAGCTCTACGTTCAGATCCAAGAGTCGATCCGCGGCTGTGATGTCTTTCTGATCCAGCCCACCTGTGCTCCGGTGAACGATCACTTAATGGAGCTGCTGATCATGGTGGATGCGTGTCGACGCGCCTCTGCCCGACAAATCACAGCGGTGGTTCCTTACTACGGCTATGCGAGGGCCGATCGCAAAACAGCTGGCCGGGAGTCGATCACCGCCAAGCTCACCGCAAACCTGTTGGTGACCTCTGGCGTAGATCGCGTGTTGGCGATGGATCTTCATTCGGCTCAGATTCAGGGCTACTTCGACATTCCGTGTGATCACATTTATGGATCACCGGTGCTGGTGGATTACTTATCAACGCAAAATCTTGGAGACATTGTTGTGGTGTCGCCCGATGTGGGTGGAGTGGCACGGGCTAGAGCGTTTGCCAAGCAAATGAATGATGCGCCCCTCGCGATTATCGACAAAAGACGAACAGGTCATAACCAAGCTGAAAGCCTCACTGTGATCGGTGATGTGGCGGGTAAAACGGCTGTTTTGATCGACGACATGATTGATACGGGCGGCACGATTTGCGCTGGAGCGAAGCTGCTTCGTCAACAAGGTGCACAACGGGTGATCGCCTGCGCCACCCATGCTGTTTTTTCACCACCAGCTTGCGAACGGTTATCTGCAGAAGGCCTTTTTGAGCAGGTGGTTGTTACAAATAGCCTCCCCATTGAGCTGGATGGAAGTTTCCCTCAACTCAAAATTCTTTCCGCTGCCAACATGTTGGGTGAGGCAATCCTGCGAATTCATGAAGAGAGCTCAGTGAGCTCAATGTTCCGTTAA
- a CDS encoding LCP family protein, translating into MTSSKETRLKRWFGRRPWRTVLRLSSIALGVGATGWMLSLLWPEPDRAAKEASTKSDALSSLAPFPASPVTVLVVGIDANQLGEPLNQAAPLGRANADALLLLRMSADEPLQVLQIPSEIAVQLPGNDQPTSLASLWQRGGVALLNDAIQEILGQTQQAPQRYVVMPRMALRTLVDGLGDVDLVLNETYQHNDKSQGYSIKLQAGRQRLNGERAEQFVRYRETPLDNANRRTRQQDLIVALVEQLKDSSVISSLPLLVGQLESELDTNLSRREQLSLAVALIASPPPVRITQVPLARRVDNQILRQVKSDQVWPLWPQD; encoded by the coding sequence ATGACCTCCTCCAAAGAGACGCGCCTGAAGCGCTGGTTTGGACGTCGTCCATGGAGAACTGTGCTGCGCTTGAGCTCGATTGCCCTTGGTGTGGGCGCGACTGGTTGGATGCTCAGCCTGCTTTGGCCCGAGCCAGATCGCGCCGCCAAAGAGGCTTCAACCAAGTCGGACGCCCTAAGCAGCTTGGCCCCGTTCCCCGCAAGCCCTGTGACGGTGCTTGTGGTGGGGATTGATGCCAATCAGCTCGGGGAACCGCTAAATCAAGCTGCACCCTTGGGTCGAGCCAATGCCGATGCACTGCTCCTGCTGCGTATGAGCGCTGATGAGCCGTTGCAGGTGCTGCAGATTCCAAGCGAGATCGCCGTGCAATTGCCGGGGAACGACCAACCGACCAGCCTGGCCAGCCTTTGGCAAAGAGGTGGTGTAGCCCTGTTGAACGATGCCATTCAAGAAATTCTTGGGCAAACGCAACAGGCTCCTCAGCGATATGTCGTGATGCCTCGCATGGCACTACGCACCCTTGTGGATGGTCTGGGTGATGTGGATTTGGTTCTCAATGAGACCTACCAGCACAACGACAAATCTCAGGGTTACAGCATCAAGCTCCAGGCCGGACGGCAACGGCTCAATGGGGAGAGGGCAGAACAATTCGTGCGTTATCGAGAAACCCCTCTGGACAACGCCAATCGACGAACCCGACAGCAGGATTTGATCGTCGCTTTGGTTGAGCAGCTGAAGGACTCGAGTGTGATCTCCTCGCTGCCCTTGCTGGTAGGCCAGCTGGAATCTGAGCTGGACACCAACCTCAGCCGTCGTGAGCAATTGAGTTTGGCGGTGGCCTTAATCGCCAGTCCGCCACCCGTTCGCATTACTCAAGTTCCCTTGGCCAGGCGGGTGGACAATCAGATTTTGCGCCAAGTCAAGTCCGATCAGGTATGGCCCCTGTGGCCACAGGACTGA
- a CDS encoding metal ABC transporter permease → MDETQIWWLIPLIISLLIGVICPATGSLLITQRRILLANLMAHSVLPGLVIALAIGIDPTIGGLISGLLGALIAERLNQRFKGREESSMNTVLAGFTALGVLLVPLLQTRVDLETILFGDLLAANSSDLTRTLIATAAIIFLLVTRYQDLVFIGVDPDGAQAAKRPVTQIRFIAIVITALVIISAITAVGIILVIALLCAPVLMHIDKSTSLKQLILKSSATGLALTSGGMMLAIAVDLPPGPVIGSLCMIMLILKRI, encoded by the coding sequence GTGGATGAGACCCAAATCTGGTGGCTAATTCCACTTATCATATCTCTATTAATTGGAGTAATTTGTCCTGCCACTGGATCCCTATTAATCACCCAAAGACGCATACTACTGGCCAATCTGATGGCGCATTCGGTGCTGCCAGGATTAGTCATAGCCTTGGCAATTGGTATTGACCCAACAATCGGTGGGCTGATCAGTGGATTACTGGGTGCACTAATAGCAGAACGTCTTAATCAACGATTTAAAGGCCGAGAAGAATCGTCGATGAATACTGTTTTAGCTGGATTTACAGCTCTTGGCGTACTACTTGTACCGTTACTCCAAACCCGCGTCGACTTAGAAACGATTTTATTTGGAGATCTACTGGCAGCAAACAGTAGCGACCTGACCCGAACCTTAATTGCAACAGCCGCAATAATCTTCTTATTGGTGACGCGTTACCAAGATTTGGTGTTCATTGGCGTTGATCCTGACGGGGCACAAGCAGCCAAACGACCAGTCACACAGATTCGTTTCATAGCAATCGTTATCACGGCACTTGTGATCATCAGTGCAATCACCGCAGTTGGAATCATCCTTGTCATTGCCCTGCTTTGTGCACCAGTTCTGATGCACATTGATAAGAGCACGAGCCTCAAACAATTAATCTTAAAATCTTCAGCAACAGGGTTGGCACTCACAAGCGGGGGCATGATGCTGGCGATTGCAGTCGATCTTCCGCCAGGCCCAGTGATTGGCAGTTTATGCATGATCATGCTCATTTTAAAAAGAATTTAA